In Prochlorococcus marinus XMU1406, the genomic stretch AAAAAGTCTCTATTGAATTGCTCTCTTGCTGGTTTCTGTATGTTAAACACAACCCAAGCTAAAGCAGCGATAATGGGAGCAAAAACTACGATTGTTCTGAGCATTTTAGAAATTCTGTTATTTACCAAATCATTTTAACTTTTAACTGTAAATTTAGAGAGATATTTTAATTTTTTATTTCATAAGTTAAGAATTGTTTTTCTATTGTTCAACTTGAGATAAAAAGTTGTTTTTTTTACCTTAAAAAGGGATAATTTCATATGTACTCGATTTTACAAAATGGGTCGCTAGCTCAGCGGTAGAGCATCCGGCTTTTAACCGGCTGGTCCTGAGTTCGAATCTCAGGCGACCCACATTTTTTATTGAGTTCATCTTTTTAAAATTGAAAGACAATAAATTCAAAAACTTTAAATATACCTTACTAATCATGTAGATTTAAACTATTTCTGGTTTTGAGGAAAATTTCAAGCAAATTCG encodes the following:
- a CDS encoding photosystem II protein Y; translated protein: MLRTIVVFAPIIAALAWVVFNIQKPAREQFNRDFLGKD